The DNA region ATAAGAATCTTTTTTCCCACTCAGTAAATACCTCTTTTCTTTTAGTATATTACTTCAAACACTTCCACGGGTTTGTTTTTCCCTTTAACACTGGTTCCGCCGAGTTCTTTAAACTCAAACACGTTTTTTGCCGCGTCATACGTATTCCGGCTGACAAGAATCTGGCTGCCTTTTGCAAGCGTCTGCAGCCGTGACGCGATGTTAACCTCGTCGCCTATCGCTGTGTAATCAGTATGATGGGTAGACCCGATATTGCCCACCACCATGTGTCCGGAATTAATACCGATCCCGGTATGAAAATTGTCTTTTATCCAAAGGGTTTTCATTGTTTTTATACACTGCTGCATCTGAATTGCGGATTCAATCGCAACAATCTCATGGTTCTCAACCTCCGCTGGCGCGCCGAACAGCGCTACTATCATGTCGCCGACAAACTTGTTTAACGTACCGTTATTTTTAAATATTATTTCTACCAGCGAAGAAAAGTATTCGTTTAAATACTTCACGATTTGTTCTGGTTCAAGCATTTCACACGCGCCGGTAAAGTTACGGATATCAGAAAACATGACCGTGATCCTTTTTTTCCCCGGAGCAAGGCCAATATTATCGGTATCCCGCATTATTGCTTCTACCACCTGAGGCGCTACATAACGTTCCAGATGTAACCGTTCTTTTTCCTGTTTTATCTTGTTTTCGTACAACATCGCGTTTTCAATAAACGCTGCGGCTTGCAGTGCAAGCGTGGTTAACAGTTTGAGGTCGCCGGAGGTGTATTGCCCCGGGTTTTTGTTGCTGACATTAATAACGCCAAGCACTTTGTCTTTATTTTTTAGCGGCGCGCAAATAAGTGCCTGTATTTCCCGGCCTTTAACAAACCTGGGGTCTATCGACACGTTATTTATAATCTCCGCTTTTTTTGTTTGAAACACCTGCCCGGCAATCCCGTCCCCGGGTTTAAAAATAAATTTTTTGTTGAACTCAAACCCCGTCGCGGCTATTACTTCGAGGTTGCCCGACTCTTTGTTGAACAGCATTACCGACGCGCTGGTGGCGTTAATAATTTTCAACGCTTCTTCAATTACAAGTTTCGAGATTTGGAGTATATCAAGGCACTCAGTGGCTTTTTCCGAAAATGTGTATAACAGGTTAATTTCTTTGTACCGCTCCAGCGTTTCCTGGACGATCAACCGTTTTTCCGCTTCTTTTATCAAAATAGACTGCATCAACGGCGCAAACGTAGCGACCGTTTCATCGCCTTTTAAGAAACCGATTATTGTATTGTTATGTTTTAACTCGCAGGTTGTGTTGTACCCGGCATCTTGCGTACCAGCCAATAACATATTGTTTTTATCGTATATTGTTACTGTTTTGCCCAGGTTGGCATAGTTTGTTATTAACGCAGTTATTTCTTTACTACGCACAAGCTTTTTTAACTGAATATCAGGCATAAATGTTTAATCCTATAAAACACCACAACATTTTCTATATTAACAACATTAATAATATAAAATTGTTAGGCAGATGTAAATTCTGAGAGATAGCAAAATCCATTAACATGTAGAGATAAATCATGTGCCGTTTGGGATATACCGCCATTAAACACATATTCTTCATCTATGAGGCTCATTAACTCTAAATTATATGCAGTTTCTGGACGGGCAGTGTAATACAGGGATGACCGCGGGATCGCCAGCCGTTTTCGACCTGCAGCTGCCCTACCTGTTGGTACAGTTTTTTATCAGATATACGGTCATAAAGCTTCATTTTATGCATATCGTATAACTTAGAATAAAATAGTAAAATATATAAGTATTTAATAGTAATTGAAAGATATTGTTATGAAAAAAAATTATGATGTAATAGTGATAGGCGGCGGGACCGCAGGAGTAATTGCTGCAATACAAGCAGGCCGCGCTGGGGTTTCAACCTTACTAATTGAAAAAAATGGTATCCTCGGCGGTACAATAGTTGTGGGCAGTATAAATTTGGTATCCAGCTTCCATGCCTATCAGAAAAAGGTTATCGCAGGTATCGGCTGGGAATTATGCGCAGCTGCGATGAAGGTTGAAGGCAAAGAAATTGATGATAACCGTAATAAACACTTACATAAAAGTATCAGCGCATATGCTGTTAACCCAGCGTTGTACGCTGCGATAGCGGATGAGATGGTAGTCAACGCAGGGGTTGATATTCTTTTTCATGCGATGCCGGCAATTGTGAAGAAAAACGGTGATAACTGGAACCTGACAATCTGCACAAAAAACGGGCTTCAGGAAGTTAACACCAAGGTGTTAATAGACTGTACCGGCGACGCTAATGTAGTGCAGTTAGCGGGATATGAAGTTATACGGAATAAGGAATTGATGGCGGGTACTTTAGTGGTAAAAACCTGTGGGTATGACGCAAAAACGTTGGACTATACTGCGTTACAAGCTGCGTTTGATTCAGAAGTTGCTGCCGGGACAATGAAGCTTAGCGACCCTGGCTGGCTTAATGGCAGTATAAAATATTTCCTGAATTCCTATGGTGGTAATCGTATACATGTAACCAATATTGACGCTGCTACCAGTGAAGGTAAAACCGTTGCTGAGCTTGAAGGACGGCGCGTAATGATGCGGTTAT from Elusimicrobiota bacterium includes:
- a CDS encoding adenylate/guanylate cyclase domain-containing protein produces the protein MPDIQLKKLVRSKEITALITNYANLGKTVTIYDKNNMLLAGTQDAGYNTTCELKHNNTIIGFLKGDETVATFAPLMQSILIKEAEKRLIVQETLERYKEINLLYTFSEKATECLDILQISKLVIEEALKIINATSASVMLFNKESGNLEVIAATGFEFNKKFIFKPGDGIAGQVFQTKKAEIINNVSIDPRFVKGREIQALICAPLKNKDKVLGVINVSNKNPGQYTSGDLKLLTTLALQAAAFIENAMLYENKIKQEKERLHLERYVAPQVVEAIMRDTDNIGLAPGKKRITVMFSDIRNFTGACEMLEPEQIVKYLNEYFSSLVEIIFKNNGTLNKFVGDMIVALFGAPAEVENHEIVAIESAIQMQQCIKTMKTLWIKDNFHTGIGINSGHMVVGNIGSTHHTDYTAIGDEVNIASRLQTLAKGSQILVSRNTYDAAKNVFEFKELGGTSVKGKNKPVEVFEVIY
- a CDS encoding FAD-dependent oxidoreductase, yielding MKKNYDVIVIGGGTAGVIAAIQAGRAGVSTLLIEKNGILGGTIVVGSINLVSSFHAYQKKVIAGIGWELCAAAMKVEGKEIDDNRNKHLHKSISAYAVNPALYAAIADEMVVNAGVDILFHAMPAIVKKNGDNWNLTICTKNGLQEVNTKVLIDCTGDANVVQLAGYEVIRNKELMAGTLVVKTCGYDAKTLDYTALQAAFDSEVAAGTMKLSDPGWLNGSIKYFLNSYGGNRIHVTNIDAATSEGKTVAELEGRRVMMRLYRFCRKQPGLENFNISYCATECGIRETVTIKAKKYITVHDYLTGRLFDDAVCYSFYPIDLHNDHSLEYQMIGEGIYPTIPLGAMLPTGSEGIIVAGRCVSGDQRANSAFRVESSCMAMGQAAGAVAALAVKQNKSITSIPMKDIHALLQLYGAIVPGSKD